A genomic region of Fusarium oxysporum Fo47 chromosome VI, complete sequence contains the following coding sequences:
- a CDS encoding WD40-repeat-containing domain protein, producing MNTLDDDRLSASSADSDNDNDNDNDNDNDNDRNDVDETMEDADDNGDQDQDAEGDDDDNNDDEDDDDNADADADADGEGEESQPPAADSNDQTGTQIKSEPDDSQSQPRKSATPAPSLDRRWPQPSAEYISAASYDIVPTMAAPQSTSVNAMAITPDLRYWITGGSDGYIRKYDGPNTINGKLALTVAQRHPFVDSVTKAGILMSYWENEEPPPPGRGDQEHILSPVYSLAVQSQALWLLSGLESGGINLQSVRHDEGKRIHCLQQHTNAVSVLTMAQDEKSVLSGGWDKNIFDWDLNTGQTIRSFDGNAGQISALELRPASGAPIPEDDDEPPPPTTMTTNNAAPIANGNFTDALTNDGVDDMTAEFNANPSNGDGDGAASPAHDSLFGGSDAGSLFGETKEDQPFGNDDDEFAAVMPGHGHDSAMDHSADMAALDAGKDPEPEPEPEPVPEPVVEPPPPEPSQDASDAMDVDLVPAPTQATEPSQDALPKSEPTSPSLLLTSHTSTNHDPTQTSNTTFLSAAMDGTLRIWDRRQPDPVARIGTRNGVPPWCMGACWSPSGNNIYAGRRNGTVEEYNIHKAKRNWEPHRTLKFPGGSGAVSAVRPMINGRHLVCASHDIMRLYDLRESPLKHSSVPFLIIPGPPRAGVISSLYIDPTSRYMLSAAGTRGWEGTSTEVLIGYEINATNG from the exons ATGAACACCCTAGACGACGATCGCTTGTCCGCCAGCTCAGCTGACTCAGACAatgacaacgacaacgaCAACGATAATGACAATGATAACGACCGCAACGACGTCGACGAGACAATGGAGGACGCTGACGACAACGGcgatcaagatcaagacgCAGAaggcgacgacgacgacaataacgacgacgaagacgacgacgacaatgCCGACGCAGACGCTGATGCTGACGGTGAAGGCGAAGAGTCTCAACCGCCTGCGGCAGACTCAAACGATCAGACGGGTACCCAGATAAAATCTGAACCCGATGATTCGCAATCGCAGCCCAGGAAATCTGCTACACCCGCTCCGAGTCTCGACAGGCGGTGGCCGCAGCCGTCCGCCGAGTACATCAGCGCTGCGTCTTACGATATCGTGCCGACCATGGCGGCGCCGCAATCGACGAGTGTCAATGCGATGGCTATCACTCCGGATTTGAGGTACTGGATCACGGGAGGTTCGGATGGGTATATTCGCAAATATGACGGTCCTAATACCATCAATGGGAAGTTGGCTTTGACGGTTGCGCAGAGACATCCGTTTGTGGATAGCGTTACCAAGGCTGGGATACTCATGTCGTACTGGGAGAATGAGGAGCCGCCGCCTCCGGGACGGGGAGATCAGGAGCATATTCTCTCGCCCGTCTACTCTCTTGCTGTGCAATCACAAGCTCTTTGGTTGCTTTCGGGTCTTGAGTCAGGCGGTATCAATCTCCAAAGCGTCCGACACGACGAGGGCAAGAGAATTCACTGTCTTCAGCAGCACACAAACGCTGTATCCGTCTTGACTATGGCacaggatgagaagagcgtTCTCAGCGGTGGATGGGACAAGAATATCTTTGATTGGGATCTCAACACCGGTCAAACGATCAGAAGTTTCGATGGCAACGCAGGTCAAATCTCAGCTCTAGAACTCCGTCCCGCAAGCGGTGCTCCCATCCcagaagacgacgatgaacCACCGCCTCCTACAACAATGACTACAAACAACGCGGCGCCTATAGCGAATGGGAATTTTACAGACGCACTCACCAACGATGGAGTCGACGATATGACCGCTGAGTTCAACGCCAATCCCAGCAatggcgatggtgatggtgcAGCTTCGCCTGCGCACGACAGTCTCTTTGGAGGAAGTGACGCGGGTAGTTTATTCGGTGAGACAAAGGAGGATCAACCCTTTGgcaacgacgacgacgagttCGCTGCCGTGATGCCGGGCCATGGTCACGATAGCGCTATGGACCATTCAGCAGACATGGCCGCTCTCGATGCAGGAAAGGACCCAGAACCCGAACCCGAACCTGAGCCTGTACCTGAACCAGTCGTTGAACCGCCCCCGCCTGAACCATCGCAGGATGCAAGCGACGCAATGGACGTAGATCTCGTACCAGCTCCGACACAAGCTACAGAACCATCCCAAGACGCACTCCCCAAGTCCGAACCAACATCCCCCTCGTTActcctcacatcacacaccTCTACAAACCACGATCCAACACAAACATCAAACACAACATTCCTCTCCGCCGCGATGGACGGAACATTGAGGATCTGGGATCGACGCCAGCCCGACCCCGTAGCGCGCATCGGCACGAGGAACGGTGTTCCCCCGTGGTGCATGGGCGCGTGCTGGAGTCCCTCCGGCAATAACATCTACGCGGGCCGTCGCAACGGGACGGTGGAGGAGTATAATATCCACAAGGCCAAGAGGAACTGGGAACCTCATAGGACGCTCAAGTTTCCCGGGGGCAGCGGAGCAGTCAGTGCCGTGAGACCCATGATAAACGGCCGCCATCTCGTCTG TGCCTCCCACGATATCATGCGCCTTTACGATCTTCGTGAATCGCCCTTGAAGCACTCCAGTGTTCCCTTCCTCATCATTCCCGGTCCTCCCCGTGCAGGCGTCATCTCCAGTCTCTACATCGACCCGACAAGCCGCTACATGCTGAGCGCTGCAGGCACAAGAGGCTGGGAGGGTACCAGCACAGAAGTCCTCATCGGTTATGAGATAAATGCTACCAATGGATAA
- a CDS encoding P-loop containing nucleoside triphosphate hydrolase protein, whose translation MGDQYHQMPGDQTPLEIITQHVKHKNDLPKTGSVPWHMAPEFPHSSELMSIDPAPLPHLPASKDISEHDAKNAYLEFQYLTNRFEGTELLRQAINCFRNKPRMMEGDRDNFYIYTQVHVQGYLLARSGPACRISFSTERSSTKVEWRQSNRLTAGTLIALSPRDDNFNTQCYVAVVAARYIVGGLEPDPENNEDVNTPPRIEIFWSDCNTAVFDPSVEMVMLEAKGGYFETVRHAMVGLQHAAKFDSKFDKYIIHESNTEHMAAYLADTPGQTPSIPGRAEHLDPSQREAFERMTHKEMAVVQGPPGTGKTFTSVVALESYIKTLKSRQKGTEYIPPIVVAAQTNHALDQLLDRLSAFEAVIVRLGGRTEDEAIEERSLYNLKANSQRLRGGVGGETARKKVLGRIEKLLSECFPAFLIPAEEFLREGLLSDAQYESLDDDEWESAALVSRDDGTEIESRIAHWLQDFIETDTTYKYRPPQNQAEDPAKEDAIDETQQENQKERLHGDFFPMKFNVTGALPGALSKQAAWAHRARRMLKQHQDLYKIIPQHRGMVYRLLREELIRTRAQKFPQLLKEYQEACDDIKVSRWENDVKVIKNEHIEIVGCTTTGLSKYRGMISALKPHILMIEEAAETREANISSALYPSLDQVVLVGDHQQLVPSVDVRELGCEPYNMHVSLFERLVKLNLPYSMLRVQRRMVPAIREVVNAFYPKLTDHCSVYEPDNRPPIPGMGGKSLWWFDHEGQEMQNANDFSFSNPDEADMIVGFVRYLVQNGVDPERITVLTFYKGQAALITEKLRRDLFLELKNPLKKWSVRTVDGFQGEENDIILLSLVRTARPGFTGNENRAVVATSRARCGMYIFGNSQTLVREENTEAYSTWRKVVDVFEGRRSIDNCLPVTCHNHGQRTNIKNANGWKHIPGGGCDKICEYTCAKGHPCQLTCHKFDQSEVKCLEKCEEVLKCGHNCESLCWQSCECPSRCDEPPKMKLAVRTSPVPARAPKAPHGPRNTGFGASNGVIAGRGGGNSNNNSGRPNYRPQSRSNRTILKGPSHETSPTRRFEAQPPSTFDAPSSKVQTSAHMAQTRKHCLEPTSEQIMEGGYYAETIQQTQTANNAVTTTTFLESFTDASKERSRRKNWSPEKLAKKDKELLEDAKAKRRQKSPASIHISETWHRTRTSENLNRQYEETVETHWSMKYSSCKEAKASQENSAKSGTEIGLESSVDDGVEDDEEEDLISFG comes from the exons ATGGGGGACCAATACCACCAA ATGCCAGGAGACCAGACTCCTTTGGAGATCATTACTCAGCATGTCAAGCACAAGAACGATCTGCCAAAGACTGGCAGCGTCCCTTGGCACATGGCTCCAGAGTTCCCTCACTCGAGCGAACTGATGTCCATCGATCCTGCCCCATTGCCTCATCTACCAGCGAGCAAGGATATATCTGAACATGATGCCAAGAATGCTTACCTTGAATTCCAGTATCTCACGAATCGTTTCGAGGGTACTGAGCTTCTTCGGCAAGCTATCAACTGCTTCAGGAACAAGCCTAGGATGATGGAGGGGGACAGAGACAACTTCTACATCTATACACAA GTACACGTTCAAGGCTACTTGCTTGCCAGGTCTGGACCTGCCTGTCGCATTTCCTTCTCAACGGAGCGCTCATCCACCAAAGTTGAGTGGAGACAGTCGAACCGGCTTACTGCTGGTACCCTTATTGCGCTGTCTCCCCGAGATGATAACTTCAACACCCAATGCTATGTTGCAGTTGTTGCAGCACGATACATTGTGGGTGGTCTTGAACCCGACCCTGAGAACAACGAAGATGTAAACACTCCACCCCGGATCGAGATCTTTTGGTCCGACTGCAACACTGCCGTCTTTGATCCTTCCGTTGAGATGGTGATGCTTGAAGCCAAAGGAGGTTATTTTGAGACTGTTCGTCACGCGATGGTTGGGCTGCAACACGCCGCAAAGTTTGA TTCCAAGTTTGACAAATACATCATTCATGAGTCGAACACTGAACACATGGCCGCTTATCTTGCAGATACTCCAGGGCAGACTCCTAGTATTCCTGGAAGAGCTGAACACCTTGACCCTTCTCAAAGGGAAGCTTTCGAACGCATGACCCACAAAGAGATGGCTGTCGTCCAAGGTCCTCCTGGCACTGGCAAGACATTTACATCAGTTGTAGCCCTTGAAAGCTATATTAAGACTCTCAAATCTCGACAAAAAGGAACCGAATATATCCCACCTATTGTAGTTGCTGCTCAAACCAACCACGCTCTTGATCAGCTTCTAGACCGACTCTCGGCTTTTGAAGCCGTTATTGTGCGTCTTGGTGGGCGTACAGAAGACGAGGCGATAGAAGAGCGTTCTTTGTACAATCTCAAAGCCAACTCACAGCGCCTTCGAGGTGGTGTCGGGGGTGAGACCGCTCGAAAAAAGGTTCTCGGCAGAATTGAGAAGTTGTTGTCGGAATGCTTCCCTGCATTTCTAATCCCAGCTGAAGAGTTTCTTCGAGAAGGACTCCTATCGGATGCTCAGTACGAGTCGTTGGACGATGACGAGTGGGAATCTGCTGCTTTGGTCAGTCGTGATGACGGAACTGAGATCGAGTCTCGCATTGCGCACTGGCTCCAGGACTTTATCGAGACAGACACCACTTATAAATATCGCCCTCCTCAGAATCAGGCTGAAGATCCTGCAAAGGAGGATGCCATTGACGAAACGCAGCAAGAGAATCAGAAGGAGAGACTCCATGGTGATTTCTTTCCCATGAAGTTCAATGTCACCGGTGCCCTTCCAGGTGCACTCTCCAAACAAGCCGCCTGGGCCCACCGAGCCCGGAGGATGTTGAAACAGCACCAAGACCTGTATAAGATCATTCCTCAACATCGCGGCATGGTCTATCGCCTCCTACGAGAAGAACTTATCCGCACACGAGCTCAAAAGTTCCctcagcttctcaaagagTACCAGGAAGCATGTGATGATATCAAAGTCAGCCGATGGGAGAACGACgtcaaggtcatcaagaaTGAACATATTGAGATCGTGGGTTGTACAACCACCGGACTGTCCAAGTATCGAGGTATGATCTCAGCATTGAAGCCCCACATACTGATGATCGAGGAAGCGGCCGAGACTCGAGAAGCCAACATCAGTTCCGCTCTCTATCCCAGTCTGGACCAGGTCGTACTTGTCGGCGATCACCAGCAGCTGGTGCCATCTGTAGATGTGCGAGAACTCGGTTGTGAGCCCTACAATATGCATGTCTCTCTGTTTGAGCGCCTAGTCAAGCTCAACTTGCCATATAGTATGCTCCGAGTCCAGCGTCGTATGGTCCCTGCAATCCGCGAAGTGGTCAACGCGTTCTATCCCAAGCTCACCGATCATTGTTCCGTCTACGAACCAGACAACCGACCTCCTATACCAGGCATGGGCGGGAAGAGCCTTTGGTGGTTTGATCACGAGGGGCAGGAGATGCAGAATGCCAACGACTTTTCATTTTCGAATCCAGATGAAGCAGACATGATAGTCGGCTTCGTGCGATATCTTGTTCAGAACGGCGTGGACCCAGAGCGAATCACTGTTTTGACCTTCTACAAGGGGCAGGCTGCCCTCATCACTGAGAAGCTTCGTCGGGATCTATTTCTGGAACTCAAGAATCCCTTGAAGAAGTGGTCCGTAAGGACTGTCGATGGTTTCCAGGGCGAAGAGAACGATATCATTCTGCTATCGCTAGTTCGAACTGCCCGCCCAGGCTTTACTGGGAATGAGAATCGGGCAGTCGTGGCCACCAGCCGAGCGAGATGCGGAATGTATATCTTCGGCAACTCCCAAACACTCGTGCGAGAAGAGAATACGGAGGCATACAGTACATGGAGAAAGGTGGTTGATGTATTTGAAGGCCGCCGGAGTATCGACAACTGCCTGCCAGTCACTTGCCATAACCATGGGCAACGAACGAACATAAAGAATGCCAATGGTTGGAAACACATCCCTGGAGGTGGTTGCGACAAAATTTGCGAGTACACGTGTGCAAAGGGCCATCCATGTCAGCTCACCTGTCACAAGTTCGACCAGAGCGAGGTCAAATGCTTGGAGAAGTGCGAAGAGGTCTTGAAGTGTGGCCACAATTGCGAATCGCTTTGTTGGCAATCTTGCGAGTGCCCCTCACGATGCGATGAGCCTCCAAAGATGAAGTTGGCTGTCAGAACTTCTCCAGTGCCTGCTCGAGCTCCCAAAGCACCTCATGGACCACGTAACACAGGTTTCGGGGCCAGTAACGGAGTTATAGCGGGTAGAGGAGGTGGGAACTCCAACAATAACTCAGGAAGGCCTAACTATCGCCCTCAGTCACGAAGCAATCGAACAATTTTGAAAGGACCCAGCCATGAGACGTCTCCAACTCGCCGGTTTGAAGCCCAGCCGCCCTCGACCTTTGACGCTCCAAGTTCCAAGGTCCAGACTTCAGCTCACATGGCGCAAACTCGAAAACATTGCTTAGAGCCAACCAGTGAACAGATAATGGAGGGAGGATACTATGCGGAAACGATCCAGCAAACCCAAACTGCGAATAATGCCGTAACGACAACGACCTTCCTTGAGAGCTTCACGGATGCCTCAAAGGAAAGATCTCGCCGCAAGAACTGGAGCCCTGAAAAGCTGGCTAAAAAGGATAAAGAACTCCTGGAGGACGCGAAAGCCAAGAGACGTCAGAAGAGCCCAGCATCAATCCACATCAGCGAGACCTGGCACCGCACAAGAACATCCGAGAACCTTAATCGGCAGTATGAAGAGACAGTTGAAACACATTGGTCAATGAAGTACTCAAGTTGCAaagaggccaaggccagCCAGGAGAATTCTGCTAAATCGGGCACTGAGATTGGACTTGAGTCGTCAGTGGATGACGGGGtcgaagatgacgaggaggaggacttGATCAGCTTCGGTTGA
- a CDS encoding fungal-specific transcription factor domain-containing protein: MDVDNEYSDAGSQRQPSAEHTPQGATAQVGGASSQGNPTPTSVHSSNTPSTASGPATANVTHTQNSKRRRGLGVVTPNACTECRKKRAKCDGKKPCGRCRAQKDAECVYEIPVRQSKENLRTEIETLRQKQRSSDQVFAALVRPELWEEVLTRLRGGQPIETISEWLASAPRPGERSISSFPPRSEAPTMGPNPGFPGGGLGTLAAMSLGANHQQPQQSSMRPEMGQHSPWQSSFSQTGSTRSNSHPDVMNWQTDMRGPPQNRVGSWAEGMNPDQISDGLPRYRGVEQILSPLNEPGLRTPTSTWTVITGDSVLVQHLLALYFCWEYPTFASLSKEHFLQDFQEGRNRYCSPILVNALLALGCRFSTQPMSRANPNDPYTSGDHFFKESLRLFAQETDHHSLTTIQALGIMSIREASCGRDSESWYYAGQSIRLAIEMGLHRIMDEGDEDELAVQSATFWGAFALDHAWSLATGSLPQCSCFPRLPPKPAIIGDIEASLWVPYTDDGAPLQRSCQQPSNVRSVYKCFCELSELVHQSLYILHSPGKPLTARELLNMYTQYLNWYDRIPEVLRLGHNFTPAVLFAHMYYHFAILLLFRPLIKLRIIGSKVSPRDVCSQAADAIQGLLRSYSSLYTLRRTPSFVPYFVLTSAIMHLAIGATTVGSDTTEADMEKAVKVDPRVAESITQGISDLTEMAPCHQFAEQALNILRYLAAKWDIDVENNVDKLTAEEYDRLVLPHTGSLNFFSPNLRDGDITCQWGAGPSMGERSPSVQKTGDNMENPLFWPFPMQGRPILPNGVELEHAGFAII, encoded by the exons ATGGATGTTGACAACGAATATTCAGACGCTGGCAGTCAACGACAACCCAGTGCCGAACACACGCCGCAAGGAGCTACTGCGCAGGTTGGGGGAGCTTCCTCACAAGGGAATCCTACCCCCACCTCAGTTCACTCCTCCAATACGCCCTCGACTGCATCTGGTCCTGCAACAGCCAACGTCACCCATACACAAAACTCGAAACGTCGCCGAGGGCTGGGTGTTGTGACGCCCAATGCCTGCACAGAATGCCGCAAGAAGCGCGCAAAG TGCGATGGCAAAAAACCGTGCGGACGATGTAGAGCACAGAAAGATGCCGAATGTGTATACGAGATTCCCGTGCGCCAGTCGAAAGAGAACCTCCGAACCGAAATCGAAACTCTTCGACAGAAGCAGCGTTCGAGTGACCAAGTCTTCGCTGCTCTTGTCCGACCAGAACTATGGGAAGAGGTTTTAACCCGCCTTCGGGGCGGCCAACCCATCGAAACCATTTCAGAATGGCTCGCAAGCGCACCACGCCCTGGGGAGCGTTCGATATCTTCGTTTCCTCCCCGTTCCGAGGCGCCTACCATGGGCCCTAACCCGGGGTTCCCAGGAGGTGGACTGGGTACACTGGCAGCCATGAGCCTTGGTGCGAACCATCAACAGCCGCAGCAGTCTTCCATGAGGCCCGAGATGGGTCAGCATAGTCCCTGGCAATCTTCCTTCAGCCAAACCGGATCAACGAGGAGCAACTCACATCCCGACGTCATGAACTGGCAGACAGATATGCGAGGACCGCCACAAAATCGAGTTGGGTCTTGGGCCGAAGGGATGAATCCTGATCAAATCTCGGACGGTCTTCCACGATATCGTGGAGTTGAACAGATCCTGTCACCGTTGAATGAACCGGGGCTGCGAACACCGACTTCAACTTGGACCGTGATTACCGGCGATAGCGTTCTTGTTCAACATCTTCTGGCGTTGTATTTCTGTTGGGAGTATCCAACATTTGCGTCCCTGAGCAAAGAACACTTTCTACAGGATTTCCAGGAAGGACGGAATCGATATTGTTCACCGATACTGGTGAATGCCCTTCTTGCTTTGGGGTGCCGCTTTTCGACACAGCCCATGTCTCGAGCCAATCCCAACGACCCTTATACGTCTGGCGACCACTTCTTCAAGGAGTCATTGAGACTATTTGCCCAGGAAACGGATCACCATTCCCTTACAACTATCCAAGCCTTGGGGATAATGTCGATCCGAGAGGCTAGTTGCGGGCGAGATTCAGAGAGTTGGTATTACGCTGGGCAGAGTATTCGACTCGCCATTGAGATGGGACTTCACCGGATAATGGAcgaaggagatgaagatgaactcGCTGTGCAGTCAGCAACCTTCTGGGGTGCTTTTGCACTTGACCA TGCATGGTCCCTCGCCACAGGCTCATTACCGCAATGCTCCTGCTTCCCTCGCCTACCACCAAAGCCTGCGATAATAGGAGACATCGAAGCGTCTCTGTGGGTGCCTTACACTGACGATG GCGCTCCCTTACAACGCTCATGCCAACAACCGTCTAACGTGCGTTCCGTATATAAATGTTTCTGCGAACTCAGCGAGCTCGTACACCAATCTCTGTACATTCTTCATTCCCCCGGCAAACCCCTTACAGCGAGAGAACTTTTGAACATGTACACACAGTACCTCAATTGGTATGATCGCATACCTGAGGTCCTTCGACTGGGGCATAATTTCACCCCAGCTGTGCTGTTCGCTCA CATGTACTATCATTTTGCGATCCTACTCTTGTTCCGGCCTCTAATCAAGCTACGGATCATTGGATCCAAGGTCTCACCTCGCGATGTCTGCTCACAGGCGGCCGACGCCATTCAAGGCCTTCTAAGATCTTACTCTTCACTCTACACCTTGCGGCGAACGCCCTCGTTCGTACCATATTTTGTTCTCACATCAGCCATCATGCACTTAGCGATTGGTGCAACAACTGTCGGCTCGGATACGACCGAGGCGGATATGGAGAAAGCGGTCAAGGTGGATCCTCGTGTGGCCGAATCCATCACTCAAGGCATTTCAGATCTCACTGAGATGGCTCCTTGCCACCAATTCGCTGAGCAGGCTCTCAACATACTACGTTATTTGGCCGCAAAGTGGGACATTGATGTCGAAAACAACGTCGATAAGCTCACAGCGGAAGAGTACGACCGTTTGGTCTTGCCGCATACGGGGAgtctcaacttcttctcgccCAACCTGAGGGACGGAGACATTACGTGCCAATGGGGCGCGGGACCATCCATGGGAGAACGATCACCTTCGGTCCAGAAGACAGGAGACAATATGGAAAACCCCCTTTTCTGGCCTTTCCCGATGCAAGGACGGCCGATTCTTCCTAATGGTGTTGAGCTGGAACATGCAGGTTTTGCGATCATATAG